The sequence GGTTGTAAGGGTGAGGAGGACCTtgtatagaataagggctcctcacttattacatatttgcccctccatttattacataattacacttgagtcccccgagtatttatacgaggtctaaatacagaggccctaagtatggtacaaacacaacgCAACACTTTTTAGTGTAGTTCGactgatgtactaggattctaTCCGAACAATACTTGATCTTCAAGCCTAGATATATAGTAtcaagttttcccaagatctttcatctcaaattccaattttaagtgtgcggcagttttctcaagctcttcggGAGTCTCAATAAGATTCATAACATCAACATAAGCTGCAACAATCCCAAATCCAAAATATGACTTCTTGATCAACACACATTGGCATAGTTCATTATTCACATAACCCTAACTTATATATTCACTCACACAATTATATAACATTCGACCAGATTATTTCAATATGTATAGTGATCTCCTCAGTCGAATCGAAAGGGTGTTaagtggtctagaactatttgatctAGTGAATGTAAGTcattctggaactttcatgtagatttctatatcaagatccccatagagatacgcgatTACCACGTCTATGAGTTACATATttagtttttcggaaactaccaaactgataaagTAAGAACGTTATAACGTCCATTATGGGAGAATACGTCTCCTTATAATTAATCACAAGGCATTGAGAGAAGTATTGCGCTACAAGGTGTACCTTATGTTGCACTATTTCATTATTCTCATTATGCTTCCTTACGAAAACCCACTCGTAGCAAACGAGCTTTACATGTGTAGGTGTATGAGCTACGGGTCAAAAtttcgcaagtgaatcgagGTCAACttagattgcttgtttccagtttggaTAATCTGTTCTACGTCGACACTCAATAACGAaatgtggttcaatgtcatcgcttagTATGATATCAAGCTACTATGTATGCAAAGACATCGTCGACTATCATCTCAGTCTAATTCCAAAGCTCATCCAAATTTTCATAATTGACcgaaatctcatgattctcgGAAGGTGGATTCATCTCGTTCAAGACATTTTCGTAATCTATAATAACCTAATGCATTGGAATGGTTGAGTAGACAATGGTTGGATGCACACTAGGTTCACTAGTTTATGATGTTTTCCTCCTCTGGGTTGTGAATCTTTTGAGCCAAGAGGTCTACTACGCTTCTAGGTAAAAACAAATGATTGGTTAGCCGTCAATGTACCAGGCCGCGAGCTAGGTGCGGCCGATCCTCTTTTGAGGACAACTCATCCTTCTAGGGCGAAATTATGTCATACGTTTGGTACGCCGATCCTTGAAGGTGCATTCACAACAAATATATGTGATCTCATCACTTTTGCTAGATCGGTAAAAGCATTCAGCATGCTTTGAACAATACTCTATATACCTAGAATACGCATTTCAGTTTCAGATTGGGCAGTGCAGAGATCTAAATAAGACATAATGGTGGTAATCCACGACAATTCGTGGTGCTCTTCTAGAATTTTAGCATTCTTATCTCTATctaatgatagaaaaattgtttcatcaaagtgacaatccgcaaaacaTGTGGTAAAGTGATTGCCTATCAAGGGCTCTAAGTAGCTAATAACTGGCATAAATTCATATTTTTCTCTAATGACCCATTTTGGTATGTAGTGGTGGCTATATTGGTACATAGACTGCACACCAAACACACTAAGTGCAAAATGTCAGGCTCGTACCCAATAACTAACTGTAGCGGTGAATGAGATTGGGTAGTAGTGGTCCTCAAGCGGACCAATATGGTtacatgcaatattgcatagccccaggCAAACAGCTTGGTTCACATAACCAAGGTCCGAGCTATCACTAGAAAGAGCTTTATAAAAACTTATCCCATGCCGTTTTGGTATGAACATGGGGTActagatgttcaacttcaaccccaacagTGCAATAATCATCGAAAGACTGCGATGTAATCtttccagcattatccaatcaaatGGACTTAATTGAATAATTATGGTGGTGAGCCATAAGCTTAATTATTTGAGTTAGGAGTTTCACAGAGGCAAAATTGCGCGTAGACAATAAATAGACATAAGACCAACATGTCGATGCATCAACGAACACCATAAAGCATCTGAATGGTCCGAATgttggttgaataggtccacaaatatcctatTGAATCTTCTGAACAAACTTAGAgggtcgtgaataatctttgtagtTAAGGGTTGAGGATTTAACTTCCCCAAGATACATGCTTTGCAAGACAAGTTTCCAGGATAAGGCATTCTAGGATTTGAAGAAGTACTTGACGTTACCTCTCTTACTATCCAAGCTAGAGGTAGAGGAGAATTTGTACATCTATATAGTTGTATTCAAAGTAGCAGTGTTCTTTGTCCTCATATGAGAAGAGTTTGGGGCTCAACTGGctgtattctacacttctaaagctctcctcgatgttgACCTATTTACCAAATTATTGCCTAAGAGCTCATTTCCAAAGCACGTTAGAGGTATTGGGTGTTGGATAAATAGGGTCTAATTGCTATATTAATTCACatagaaaattaataaataattcatgcaattatatattaaaattaATGCATACACATGAGTAAccaatgttaaatgaacatgatataatggattagaaaaacctaaAAATTCAGTCGAGACAAGTGTTAAACACTCTGTtcttaagacaagtttacgccCCACTACGATGCTCATGATTGATCGGCGCTTGTCTCTCAAGATACAATGACCACATCCTTCTAATAAtagcactccaaatcacaaggctcCATGAACCATGATTGTGTTGAAAAACTCTCTTATATGGACTTAATGAGACTCTCTAATATTCAATGCACTTTATgtatgattttgtaaaacaaagaaaagttaTTTATGATTATAGGGGggcttccctatttatagaagtaGAGATACCTCTTTGGAAAACATGTGACTATTCATGAAGAATCAAAAATTGCAACTCTTCATTTGAATAAACACATCTATATACCAAAAGCCTCcacttctaatttccattcaattaataaatttaatataataatagtaataataataataataataataatccaacAATGGGTTACGCAGACTTTCAGAGCTAACGTAAGGCATCTTGTCGTTGTCGATGTTCAAGGAAGCGTCCAATCATGAGCTAGTTAAAGGGAGGCATCTCGAAGATGCCAACACTTTGGCATGTGTACTCATTTTGCCTCTGTTAAGTTTTTTATCCCACTGGCTTTTGCTTAAAAAGGTTTTTAATGAGGCACCAGTTCTGGTCTTCCGACCAAACAGTAACAGTCATCCGTCACTTGAGCCATGCCTAAAGTCATGGAAGTCCTCTTAAGGAGTTTTGCCGTTCTGTCCACGACGATTACCCATTTTTCTGGGTCATCCATATAAATAGCATACATTTTAATTTTAAGAGAGACAAAGACAAGACATTGACATGGAGTCCCTGTGATTACCAAATTGAGCAATTTGTGAACGTCCAAAGGAGAGTGTTACAGGAAATTTTATGTCCGTCCTCCAATTGATGTAGCTGTTGTAACCACTAGGCTATTAATTCCTCAAATAACTATTCATTTCTCAAGTAAATATTATAattcattgtgtggcttagttGAACTCCCTTCCCatagtataaaaatatcgataaaaaaaaaggtaaatgtTATAACCATTAAGCCATTGATTCATTAAATGAATTGTTCATTCATTCCTCAATTGATTGTGACACTTGATTCTCTTAATTAAATTAgtcacatggctacgtcaccctctcGTGTCAGCCAAAATGCCTCGATtggggtcggggtgtgtcatgggCTGACCATACAACCCACGAAATTGGGTCTTAAAATCTGGGTTCTAATTTACAAAGCTAAAACAATGGGCTCCTCATTGGGCTAGGACCAATTGGCCTAAAACATATTATGGCCCGCAGGAAAATTATGAAGAAAAACACCGGATTTTGGGTGTTCTTGGCAGAAAACTTCCCGGTTCCAATTCGGGGTCATAACTCAATCCAAAACCTGcattcaaaagccaaaatgaaGAACAAGGAGTAAGGATTCGAGCCTTACCAAGATGGAGTGGCGTTGTCGTCGATATCGGTCGAAAAAAATCCCTAAAACTCACGGTCACTCGTCGGAAATTTTAAGAAATGTATTTTCCCCAAGGATTCTGCATCCACACCATTCCAAAATGTCTCAAGACACCCTTATCTAACCTAACAAAATTTTATAGCAGTCTAAGGTGCTTACCTTAGTCGATTCGAGATCTCGCCAGAGTTACCACACGGAGACTACACAATATTAAAGGGTGAGGAAAGGTGAGTATGGGATGTGAGGGAGAAAAGGAGAAGTCTTGATAGTTGCAGTGTGTGcaagtatgtatgtatgtgttgtGTCAGGGACGAGAGCACCATTTAATTTCGCGAGcgagaaaataatttaaaactatatAAGTATATCCACATCACCAAGTCGACGAGGGCATAATCGTCATTTTCACACATTCAGggagaaaatatatatttattcagGACGGGTCGTCACGGTTTTGCTGTTCTGCCCACGACGATTGCCCATTTTTCTGGGTCATCCATATAAATAAcatacattttatttttgagaGAGACAAAGACGAGACATTGACATGGAGTTCATGTGATTACCTAACTGAGCAATTTGTGAACGTCCAAAGGAGAGGGTTACAAGAAATTTTATGTTCGTCCTCCAATTGATGTAGCTGTTGTAACCACTAGGCTATTAATTCCTCAAATAACTATTCATTTCTCAAGTAAATGTTATAATCAATtatgtggcttaaccgaactTCTCATCCTCatagtataaaaatatcgatatactaaaaaaaaaagtaaatgttATAACCATTAAGCCATTGATTCTTTAAATGAATTGCTCATTCATTCCTCAATTGATTGTGACACTTGATTCTCTTAATTAAATTAGTCACATCAGTATATAAAAATGACCATGCCTCACATTAAAAcgtacttaaaaaataaaaataaaatttcaaatagaattctcttatttctctctcaaattattTTCtcgatcatttttttttctttttatttgttcaaTAATCAATATTAAAGGCTTCCCAACCAGATCGCATCTTCAAGTCTGTAGATaacataattaaattattttaatttccgAAAAGACAGATTCCCATTTGGTTTGGCTTCCTCCTACCCGGCGATTCCATTTATTTCTACAATTAatcattaatttaataaaatctcAGATGGCGTTGAAACTCGCCAAGCCATACAGATACAGTCGCCACCCTTTTTCTCTTCCCGGTACAATTGACCTTACTTCCCGCTCCAGTTGATTTATCATTTGGTTGTTCTCGTTTCTGACTCCAGAAAGAAACTCCGTTCGAAACGTTTCAGAGCTCAGCGCGGTCCCGTTTTGTTTCCGAattagaaagaggaagaagagcacAGAAGCAGCAGCAATGGCGCCCAAGAAGCGGCAGCTGCCAGGCGTCGACGAGAAACTGCAGAACCTTCTGGATGCAAACATGGATGAAGCTCCCGCCAGACGGCGCGCTCGTGAGGCCTTCAAGGAAATTCAGCTTGGGATTGACCACATTCTGTTCAAGGTATTTTGTTTGGCTGTTTTTCTGTCTGTTTACTTGTGGTATTGGTAAAGTGGACTTtttattcattattttttttgtggggTTGTTTTAGTTAGATTGAGTTGTAGGTGGCCAAGTTGGCTGTTTTTCGCGCAAGTTGTAATTTGTGAGAGTGTAATTGGGTTTTGTAGTGGGTTGGTGATGATTGACACGGAAACTTGTAAATGGGTCAATTAGAATAAGTGGTTGGGAGGAATGGATGAACTATTTTTcaaagtaaatttttttttaattttttaatttttttttacattgacATTATTATTGCTGCTCCCTGAGTTTGTTTTCGGTTCAGTCTTGCAGTCCACACAAGCACGAACCGCTACTGAAACTGGCTATTTATACTATTTTGCTTTGGTTTTTTTGGTCATGTTTCTTAAATGGTAGTTCGAGTTCAGGATGTTATGTAATTGTTAAGGGGTTGCAgacattttttaatattagtaatgtttattgttttattttttttggttaatttgcaGACACCGACTGATGGATTGAAAATGGATGAGGTAATAACTCTTTTATGATGGTAATCAACTTACATTGTTATTTCATTCGTACTTATGTCATTTCAAGTTTCTCTGCTTACCTATAATTAAGTTTAAGCGATCATGTAACATGCTAGGATTCGTTATTCATAAGCATTGGGCCCCCGTTTTAGATTTCCGAAGTTTCTGCGGTCTATTTTTCGTTTGAAGATGATCACAGCATATTCTATTGTGTAGTCATATGAGGTGAACTCCAGGGGACTGGAGATCTTCAGCAAGAGTTGGCTTCCAGCGACATCTTGTCCCAAAGCAATAGTGTGTTACTGTCATGGCTACGGAGATACTTGCACTTTTTTCTTTGAAGGCATGTAACCTGTGATGAGAGTATTTGCTGACCAAATTTCTGCGTTTGACATGCTCCTTTGTGGAACATAATCGTTTCATGATATCTGCAGGAATTGCAAGGAAGCTGGCATCAAATGGGTACGGAGTTTTTGCAATGGATTACCCTGGCTTTGGTCTCTCAGAAGGTCTTCATTGCCATATTCCCAACTTTGACAGACTTGTAGATGATGTCATTGAGCATTACTCCAAAGTCAAAGGTACGCTAAATATATATTAACCTTCCTGTTAGAACTTTCTAATTTGAGTCAAGTGAGAAGTATGGGCCTGGAAATCTGAGGGTCAAAAGAACTCTAATGGGGTGTTTGGATGACGGATTTCCAAGTACCAAGTGATGTCAAAAACCAAATTCAGGGAAAGTTTTACTCATGACGTAATGTAGCTCTTCTCAGCTACTTATTCTTTTGTACTTTGCATCTGAAATAGAGAATTAAACTCCTTGGTTGCAGGGCCGGCCCTGAGGGAGTGCAGGTGGTGCACACCACCAGGCCCTAATTTTGAAAGGCCCCCGAGTGTATACATACTATATATAAATATGCGAAtatattattataaaaaataaataaataacccaaaaaattcaaaactaggTGCTCTTTGATGCAGGAAATGCATATCCACCTACcacatgatcatatgtttttataatttatgtGCTGAAACTATTTTATaggaaaaactaaaaatataatttgtaaCTTCTTTTCATGGTTCATACTCATAGTGAGAGTTTCAGTTAAAATTTCGCACAAGGCCCTCGAAATTTCAGGGCTGGCCATGCTTGGCTGATGGTagatctttttatttatttttatttcccaTGGAACAATCAAGTGATAGACTAAAGGATACGTCTGGGTCTGTCTGTTCATTGAACAAGAAAATAGACAAAACGCCATCTTCATTTCAATTGTTAATATTTACAAACTTTGGTTTGGAGCGCAGAGCAGCCTGAGTTCCGTACACTCCCGACCTTTCTCTTTGGACAGTCCTTGGGTGGAGCTGTAGCACTGAAGGCTCACCTAAAACAACCTAGTGCATGGAATGGCGCAATACTAGTTGCACCAATGTGCAAGGTAAATTCCATAAGATTGTGTTAAGCATTAGGAAGAAggtttttccttaattttcaCCTTCATTCACTTAAAAggtgtaaatttatttttttatttttattttatgtagaTTGCAGATGACATGGTTCCACCATGGCTACTAACACAAATCCTGATTGGGGTGGCCAAGTTCCTTCCAAAGCAAAAATTGGTTCCACAAAAGAATCTGGCTGAGGCAGCATTTAGAGActtgaagaaaagagaaatggttAGTCACTTAGTCTCTTTTCTTTGATGAATAGCTTCAAGTAGTGAAAACATGGAGGGTCTTATGTTCATAAGATGGGTGGTAATGCTATTTTACTAGCTTTCTCAAGTTGTTCTAATCAGTTATCTATGCCATGATTTGATGCATCatttcttttttaatcttcttgCAGAAGTTGTGGCTGATAATTTGTTCGTTTTCCTGAATGCAGACAGCCTATAATGTTATTGCTTACAAGGATAAACCACGCCTGGAAACTGCTCTAGAAATGCTCCGAACTACTGAAGAGATAGAACACCAATTGGAAGAAGTATGCCAATCCATGACTCCTTTTTTATTACAGTTAATTTCTAAACCAATTGAACCACCATTTTAGTTTTCTTTGATTGCATCAAGTTCTATTCAGTATGTTCAGTGTGAACCTTTTCCCTTAATATGTAACGCCTGTTGCTTCATATTCCCTAATCTCTTCTTTGTTCTTTCTGGTGGTTAACAGTTCCCGTGTCTACATAACTAGGTGGTAATTCTTATTAAGCTTAATCCACAGATGTCATCTGAAGTAACTTTAACCCATTACAGTTTGACTGGATTACAAatccaaaaaagaaataaatgcaACTttaatatttacatatataaccTACTGCTCTTTTAGATTATGATTCTTGATATGAAGTAGCAGTAGCACAGGACAATTACACCACATTTCCATGGACTGTCGATGATGTGTTTTCCTAGAAACCATTTTTCTGTATCCAGTTTGACATGACCCTATTTGGTTTAGCTTCTGCTTATTGAGGTTCAGGTTGGGCTTCATTTCTTTTAGACCAATGAAGATCAGTGGTATTGCACTCAGAACCAACCTGAGTCTTGCTTGCAGACCCCTATTTGACTCTAGAACCAAGATGTACTAATTAGGACCTTCACAGCCAGTAAACCTATGTTAGGTATCTTTCTGTCAATAAAGCCCTGTACATCTTTCTGAAATTTCCACTAGATTCAATATATGTTAGTTAAACGCAAAACTGTCCGAAAAGTTTGTAAAATTGTTGAAACAGAATCTAGTAGGTTGTGGTAGTTTCTTATTCTTTTGGGACAGTGCAGGGGACTGGACAACCGGTGTTAGTTGGCTCTGTCTTTTCAACAAATACACgattttgtttcaaattttaGATATTATATTTAACGGTTTACCCAAAAAGTTCAGTGTATTTCAGTATAATTTAGCAGCAGTAGCATATAAATTCTAAATTTATTAGGTCACTGCTAATAAATTTCATTACAGGTCTCTCTTCCATTATTAATCCTGCATGGAGAGGCTGACATTGTAACTGATCCAGCTGTAAGTAAGGCCCTGCAGGAAAAGGCAAGCAGTTCCGACAAGAAGCTCATCCTTTACATGGATGCATATCATTCCCTTTTGGAGGGTGAGCCAGATGAAATGATAATTCGAGTTCTTAGTGACATCATTTCGTGGCTTAATGAACACAGCGAAAAACTAATAGGCAGCTAAGGGAAGGGGAAGAATAAGAAGCACTGGAAGAGTGTCTATTGTGAATGTAATGATTTTTTGCCGAACAACATTGGATTATTGTATTATTTATGGAaacaattcaaataaattatgtCTATTTCTCCACTTTCCTAAGGGAGCCTGGAgcttttctaattttttcccTCTTGCTTGGTgaataaaattttaagtttttttagtagttaATAAGATTATAGTTAGTTAAATACTTAAATTACTGTTGTATTTAATTAgtatttatttgattaaaaCTGGAATATTATTTTATCAGAACCTGTATTGGATTGTAGCCTTGAGGAATGAAGGATCAGTTCCTCTTTGCTAGAGAGTGAACGTTATCCATccatttgaaaaaaatatatgaattgtCATTTTCTTCTGTTGTTTGGACCACTGAGAAAGCTACAAACAAATGCAGTACAAGTGGGCTGTGGGAATGCGACTTTCTTACCCAGGAATGTGTTACGCAACGACGCCGTGGTATTCCAAACCAATAACGAGCTGCCATATGTTTGATTTTTCTACGTGGTAGTTAATTATTGGTTTGGGATATCGTTACAGTTACGTCTCAGAAGGTAAGTCTCCTATACCCTCCCCTCTCGCTCTCTCCAAGCTCGGTGTCTCTACTGTTATCTGCGAGTGAAACTGTAGTTTTTTTTGCATTATTGAAGTTCTTtccttatcttcattttttttccgaATTCCCAATTTCAGTACTGTAAAAACATATTATGGAGCAGCCATTATTACTTGTATACAGGGCTTTCTGGTCTCACAACAGAGATGGCCTTCTCTTCTTGCTTTTGCCATTCTCCATTCTCCTTCAAGGTATGACTTCTTCTAAGCTTTCCAAGCTTCATTTTCTCTTCCCTCCATTTTTTTTCTCCTGTTCGGAACGTTTCTCTGGGAATGATTAAGTATATAATACCCTGTTCCCTTGCAGTTTTTGGATTTATAGTTGTGTTGTTTAATTCTGTTTCTGGTTAAAGCCTTTCTCTGGGTGTCAAAATGGGTGTTTGCTAGAGTAGTTTACTTGGATTTACGATTTGTATACCCCAATGCTGTTTTCCTTGGCCACGAAAATACGTaattgttcttcttttaaaattgaaaagtcCATTGCATTTTACCTGTAATTTTGTTATCTATTGTCTTTATAATAAccgagaggtcgcacttggtgcgatggcaagtgccttcgcccatgagcggtaggtctcgggttcgagacttgggagcagcctctccataaatgggggtaaggctagccgacattcacctctcccagaccctgcataaagcgggagccttgtgcactgggtacgaccttttattgTCTTTATGATAACCGTGGCAGCAATATTTAAAAATCTGGAAAGAGACATTTCACCATTCCTTAGAATTGATCCCATTCCCATTGGGTACGGCGATGACGCGAACATGTTTGATGCTTGTGTAAAGCTTTCCTTTGGTATAAGCGTTAATTTAGAGCTCAATGGGGGGATGGATGTGAAGTTTTGGTATAAGCATTAACGTGTATTCCGATATAATGTTCTGAGTTGGGAATCTTCTGTTACAACTAAAGTTTCGTTTCTCATAGGTTGACTATGGCAAGAAGACTATAAGACATTGGAGCAACGATACAAGTGCACAAAGCTTCACATTTACGCTGAGAGGTTATAACACCGAAGTCTTAGGTCAACAAGTTGTGACAGTGGAATCTCACATGCACAAGGACTGGAGTTTTGTCGGAGGTTCAACATTTCCCATAAGACCGAAACTTGAAAGATACATTCCACATCGAAAATGCTCTGGAGTATACATGTCATGTAATCCTTTCTGCTACTTTTAATGCTTTTCGTTTATAATTGATATCATTTGCAGTGTTGCGTGGTTGATTTGAATCTTGCTATGTTTTGTTAAGTGCAAAAGTTAGGATATTTGACCGTATGAAGATAAAAGCCCACGACCATCATTAATAAGATGTTGAAGTACTCATTACTGGAATTCCTTCCTATAAAATAGTTACCAGTGGCCGTGTCATATGATGCACAAGTTTGACAGACTGATAGTTTTAAGAAGTGCaaaatcatcttatttcttcCCTCTAAAAGGAATGGTTTATCGCCATTACTTGTTCATGATTCGTTTATTATCTGTTGACAAGTTCTCAAATACCATCTATATCAATAAGGttagtgtatttttctttttgtgcgCTCAGGGTTGGCAAGTTCTCAAATTGCTAGTAGAGTTTTTACCTTGGGAACGACTGCAGTTCTCCCATTTTATGCCCTCATGGTTCTGGCACCTAAAGCTCAACTGGTATGTTCTTGGTATGTATGCTTTCATGCCGTAAATGCTtcttattgttattatttttcacatcagtaTAATCTTGCATGATTTGCCCAACCTAAATTGATGGACCTAATTCGTTGAAGTCACTTAAAAAATGCAGACAAAAGTATTTACAGAGAGTAGTATACCATATGTTCTGCTTGGAGTTCTCTATGCCTATCTACTATACCTCTCTTGGACTCCTGAAACGCTGCAGTTGATCTTTGGAAGTAAATACTGGCTGCCTGAGGTGTGTACAGTTATTAGTAATATACAAGTTAaacaaccctttctcgcatgtTATGAAATTTTATACAAGCTTTTCCCCCTACCTATGTACTATGTGCAGCTGACTGGTATAGCAAAGATGTTCACCAATGAGATAACATTAGCTTCTGCCTGGATTCACTTGTTGGTTGTTGATCTCTTTGCTgcaaggtctctctctctctctcacacacacacactcacacgaCCATGCATGCAAAGACAGTTCTAACACTTTATGTTCATTGATCCAGGCAGGTTTTCAGGGATGGTCTGCAAAACCAAATAGAGACTCGACATTCAGTTTCTCTTTGCCTGTTTTTCTGCCCCATCGGAATACTTACTCATGTCATTACCAAAGCACTTACTAAAAGTGGTGGAAGCTTAAGCGGTCACAGTATACATTGACAACTAAACTAGGCTGAAACAATCTAAGAATTTCGGGAAGTTGGAAAAAAAACAACTTTCACTTGAATGAAGTCGCTTAATTTTATAGATTCCTTTAAATCACTGATCTTATTGGAATGATTAAGTTATTTAATGATTGCTGTTAGTTGTTACCATTGTATTGAGCCAAGAGCACTAATTGTAGCAATTTAGTTCTGGcacctcttcatcttcttt is a genomic window of Malus domestica chromosome 09, GDT2T_hap1 containing:
- the LOC103444132 gene encoding caffeoylshikimate esterase isoform X2; the encoded protein is MALKLAKPYRYSRHPFSLPELSAVPFCFRIRKRKKSTEAAAMAPKKRQLPGVDEKLQNLLDANMDEAPARRRAREAFKEIQLGIDHILFKTPTDGLKMDESYEVNSRGLEIFSKSWLPATSCPKAIVCYCHGYGDTCTFFFEGIARKLASNGYGVFAMDYPGFGLSEGLHCHIPNFDRLVDDVIEHYSKVKEQPEFRTLPTFLFGQSLGGAVALKAHLKQPSAWNGAILVAPMCKIADDMVPPWLLTQILIGVAKFLPKQKLVPQKNLAEAAFRDLKKREMTAYNVIAYKDKPRLETALEMLRTTEEIEHQLEEEKASSSDKKLILYMDAYHSLLEGEPDEMIIRVLSDIISWLNEHSEKLIGS
- the LOC103444132 gene encoding caffeoylshikimate esterase isoform X3, with the translated sequence MALKLAKPYRYSRHPFSLPELSAVPFCFRIRKRKKSTEAAAMAPKKRQLPGVDEKLQNLLDANMDEAPARRRAREAFKEIQLGIDHILFKTPTDGLKMDESYEVNSRGLEIFSKSWLPATSCPKAIVCYCHGYGDTCTFFFEGIARKLASNGYGVFAMDYPGFGLSEGLHCHIPNFDRLVDDVIEHYSKVKEQPEFRTLPTFLFGQSLGGAVALKAHLKQPSAWNGAILVAPMCKIADDMVPPWLLTQILIGVAKFLPKQKLVPQKNLAEAAFRDLKKREMTAYNVIAYKDKPRLETALEMLRTTEEIEHQLEEVCQSMTPFLLQKRQAVPTRSSSFTWMHIIPFWRVSQMK
- the NS gene encoding protein ABA DEFICIENT 4, chloroplastic; amino-acid sequence: MAFSSCFCHSPFSFKVDYGKKTIRHWSNDTSAQSFTFTLRGYNTEVLGQQVVTVESHMHKDWSFVGGSTFPIRPKLERYIPHRKCSGVYMSWLASSQIASRVFTLGTTAVLPFYALMVLAPKAQLTKVFTESSIPYVLLGVLYAYLLYLSWTPETLQLIFGSKYWLPELTGIAKMFTNEITLASAWIHLLVVDLFAARQVFRDGLQNQIETRHSVSLCLFFCPIGILTHVITKALTKSGGSLSGHSIH
- the LOC103444132 gene encoding caffeoylshikimate esterase isoform X1, whose protein sequence is MALKLAKPYRYSRHPFSLPELSAVPFCFRIRKRKKSTEAAAMAPKKRQLPGVDEKLQNLLDANMDEAPARRRAREAFKEIQLGIDHILFKTPTDGLKMDESYEVNSRGLEIFSKSWLPATSCPKAIVCYCHGYGDTCTFFFEGIARKLASNGYGVFAMDYPGFGLSEGLHCHIPNFDRLVDDVIEHYSKVKEQPEFRTLPTFLFGQSLGGAVALKAHLKQPSAWNGAILVAPMCKIADDMVPPWLLTQILIGVAKFLPKQKLVPQKNLAEAAFRDLKKREMTAYNVIAYKDKPRLETALEMLRTTEEIEHQLEEVSLPLLILHGEADIVTDPAVSKALQEKASSSDKKLILYMDAYHSLLEGEPDEMIIRVLSDIISWLNEHSEKLIGS
- the LOC103444132 gene encoding caffeoylshikimate esterase isoform X4, with product MALKLAKPYRYSRHPFSLPELSAVPFCFRIRKRKKSTEAAAMAPKKRQLPGVDEKLQNLLDANMDEAPARRRAREAFKEIQLGIDHILFKTPTDGLKMDESYEVNSRGLEIFSKSWLPATSCPKAIVCYCHGYGDTCTFFFEGIARKLASNGYGVFAMDYPGFGLSEGLHCHIPNFDRLVDDVIEHYSKVKEQPEFRTLPTFLFGQSLGGAVALKAHLKQPSAWNGAILVAPMCKIADDMVPPWLLTQILIGVAKFLPKQKLVPQKNLAEAAFRDLKKREMTAYNVIAYKDKPRLETALEMLRTTEEIEHQLEEVCQSMTPFLLQSLFHY